In one Pseudomonas fitomaticsae genomic region, the following are encoded:
- a CDS encoding extracellular solute-binding protein produces the protein MKKIMKYLPALSFAIGICVAQHSYAAGSKLAVYNWTEYLPKSVVSSFEKETGISVQYDVFDTAETLEAKLLTGNSGYDLAFPSHDRVPTLVKAGAILEIDHSKLSNWKNLDPEFLKNLAKTDPGNAHAVPYLWGTTLIGYNKDKVQAAFKGEPIPNSWSLVFDPQYASKVKDCGVAFIDAPSEVFSIALRYLGLDPNASDQPSLEKARDLLMQARPNITYFHSARWLQDLANGDICVVVGYSGGVAMARDLAQSNGSKVQIGLIMPDEGALAWSDDMVIPKGAKNIEEAYKFIDYIQRPDIIAQISNVIGYPNANPASSGMIDPARLADEALFIPEPKREKLFFQNVQAFSVERMKTRYWNTVKSGQ, from the coding sequence ATGAAAAAAATAATGAAATATCTTCCTGCGTTATCATTTGCTATTGGGATCTGCGTTGCGCAGCATAGCTATGCCGCTGGAAGTAAGTTGGCGGTATACAACTGGACTGAGTACTTGCCAAAGTCAGTGGTTTCGAGTTTCGAGAAAGAAACCGGTATCAGTGTCCAATATGACGTTTTTGACACAGCAGAGACGCTCGAAGCTAAACTCCTTACAGGAAACTCAGGGTACGATCTTGCATTCCCTTCCCATGACCGGGTACCGACGCTTGTCAAAGCCGGGGCGATACTTGAGATTGATCATTCGAAATTATCCAACTGGAAAAATCTCGATCCGGAGTTCCTCAAAAATCTGGCCAAGACTGACCCGGGTAACGCACATGCCGTGCCATACCTGTGGGGTACTACGTTGATTGGCTACAATAAAGATAAAGTACAAGCTGCCTTTAAAGGGGAGCCAATCCCGAATTCCTGGTCGCTTGTCTTTGATCCCCAGTACGCAAGCAAGGTCAAGGATTGCGGTGTAGCATTCATTGATGCGCCATCCGAAGTTTTTTCCATAGCCTTGCGCTATCTGGGCCTCGACCCAAACGCCTCTGATCAGCCGAGTTTGGAAAAGGCCCGTGACCTGTTAATGCAGGCGAGACCTAACATTACGTATTTTCACTCTGCTCGCTGGTTGCAGGACCTCGCCAATGGCGATATTTGCGTCGTAGTTGGTTATTCCGGTGGGGTGGCAATGGCGAGAGATCTTGCTCAGTCGAACGGCAGTAAGGTCCAAATCGGATTGATCATGCCTGACGAAGGAGCATTGGCGTGGTCGGACGATATGGTTATTCCGAAAGGGGCGAAAAATATCGAGGAGGCCTATAAGTTTATTGACTATATACAGCGCCCAGACATCATTGCTCAGATCTCTAATGTAATCGGTTATCCCAACGCTAACCCAGCCTCCAGTGGAATGATTGATCCCGCCAGGCTAGCGGATGAAGCACTCTTCATTCCTGAGCCAAAGCGGGAGAAGTTATTTTTTCAGAACGTTCAAGCGTTCAGTGTGGAGCGCATGAAAACTCGTTATTGGAACACTGTGAAATCCGGTCAGTGA
- a CDS encoding TetR/AcrR family transcriptional regulator has product MAGLRELHKESRRKAICSSALKLFAVHGYAGTTVGAIAADAKVSPATVFNYFKTKSDILLEVIDAADQQAFVQIGNKKALWDDPVTALVEVDRLIALYECEVLPVNVWREVLPAWSISPPLQLTKLNEKIISLIIEVLVSLKEKNLINQGTDVVFVAGVLNSYAISRFRSEVQSGDFCIDTRVAHMTAVVKLVIHGIR; this is encoded by the coding sequence ATGGCTGGACTTAGAGAACTGCATAAAGAAAGTCGTCGGAAGGCAATATGCTCGTCGGCACTTAAATTATTTGCAGTCCATGGCTATGCGGGAACAACAGTGGGCGCCATAGCCGCCGATGCGAAAGTCTCACCAGCTACAGTATTTAACTACTTCAAAACCAAAAGCGATATTTTACTTGAGGTCATTGATGCCGCAGACCAGCAAGCATTTGTACAAATCGGAAATAAAAAGGCGCTTTGGGACGACCCAGTAACGGCTCTAGTCGAAGTAGACAGACTGATAGCTCTCTATGAGTGCGAGGTTCTGCCAGTAAACGTATGGCGAGAGGTGCTACCTGCATGGAGCATTTCACCCCCGCTACAGTTAACAAAACTCAACGAAAAAATCATTAGCCTGATTATTGAAGTTCTAGTCTCGCTAAAGGAAAAAAATCTAATAAACCAAGGCACTGATGTCGTCTTTGTCGCTGGCGTTCTTAATTCATACGCCATCTCCAGATTCCGCTCGGAGGTTCAGTCTGGTGATTTTTGCATTGACACTCGTGTGGCGCACATGACCGCCGTAGTGAAACTGGTAATTCACGGTATCCGGTGA
- a CDS encoding aminotransferase, whose amino-acid sequence MSLATLIHRASLPNPQVTTQQALEILEVYYDLSGTLHALGSQQDLNYCLDTGKERYVLKICRGDYAKLELQAQNEALMHLAGHPDLRAPRVIPAAGGEELLTLNIAGQLMHVRVLEYIEGHPLADLKHIGSEVVAEFGRLCGHMNLALAMFQHPGLERTLQWDPRHASALISNLLPIVADASLRIRIADAAQEADRRLQPLIEALPMQAIHSDITDDNVVWQRDAHRLWQVQGVIDFGDVVHSWRVTDLSVTCASLLHHAKGDPFYILPAIRAFHAVNPLSHAELLALWPLIVARAAVLLLSTKQQISVDPANQYSRDSLETELEIFRVATSVSFELMEAAILTAVGESLPAIASEDFAPLLPDLANKAFAIVDLGVLSPHFEAGNWEQEGIDERLLVETAAIHGLAASRYGQYRLSRTRPDSEVEPATCPLHLQLQVPLGTAVEAPFTGVLDIGFDGVLYLSSGQLSLRLWGVKPLQPLGAELVKGRPLGEVVAGLTVQMCRVAQTTPPLFCTPSRASAWQAICPSPARMLRLVCDPEEAVNPQDMLVRRDASSARMQKCYYADPPQIERGWRNHLIDMQGRSYLDMVNNVAVLGHGHPRMTAEVSRQLSLLNTNSRFHYAAITEFSERLLALAPDSMDRVFLVNSGTEAVDLAIRLAWAYSGGRDVVSLLEAYHGWSVAADAVSTSIADNPKAINSRPDWVHPVAAPNTFRGKFRGPESTPDYVRCVEDKLADIAAQKRQLAGFICEPVYGNAGGISLPPGYLAQVYEKVRQQGGLCIADEVQVGYGRRGDSFWGFEEQGVVPDIITMAKGMGNGHPLGAVITRREIADALETQGDFFSSAGGSPVSCRVGITVLDVMKEEKLIENARVTGGYFKARLEALIDRFPLVGAVHGLGFYLGLELIRNRETLEPATEETAALCDRLRELGIFMQPTGDHSNILKIKPPMITNRSSVDFFVDMLTRVLEEEL is encoded by the coding sequence ATGTCGTTAGCTACCTTGATTCACCGGGCCAGTTTGCCTAATCCTCAAGTGACCACACAGCAAGCTCTCGAGATACTCGAGGTTTACTACGACCTCAGCGGTACCTTGCATGCTCTGGGCAGTCAGCAGGATCTCAATTATTGTCTCGACACAGGTAAAGAGCGTTATGTCCTGAAAATTTGTCGAGGCGATTACGCGAAGCTGGAATTGCAAGCCCAGAACGAGGCCCTCATGCACTTGGCCGGGCATCCGGACCTGCGTGCACCGAGAGTGATCCCCGCCGCAGGTGGCGAGGAACTGCTGACTTTGAATATCGCCGGTCAGTTAATGCATGTGCGCGTGCTCGAATACATAGAAGGGCATCCGCTGGCAGACCTCAAGCACATTGGCAGCGAAGTGGTGGCCGAATTTGGTCGGCTCTGTGGGCACATGAACCTGGCCCTGGCAATGTTTCAGCATCCGGGATTGGAGCGCACCTTGCAGTGGGACCCGCGACACGCGAGTGCGCTAATCAGCAATTTGCTTCCTATCGTTGCCGACGCAAGTCTGCGCATACGGATAGCCGACGCCGCGCAAGAGGCCGACCGGCGCTTACAGCCGTTGATCGAAGCTCTTCCTATGCAGGCGATCCATTCGGATATTACGGATGACAATGTGGTTTGGCAGCGCGATGCCCACCGGCTTTGGCAGGTACAAGGGGTCATCGATTTTGGTGATGTGGTGCATAGTTGGCGCGTAACTGACCTGTCAGTCACTTGCGCCTCTTTGCTGCATCATGCCAAAGGCGATCCTTTCTATATTCTGCCCGCGATTAGGGCATTTCATGCCGTCAACCCGCTTAGCCACGCAGAGCTTTTAGCGCTCTGGCCGTTGATCGTTGCTCGCGCGGCGGTACTCTTGCTCAGCACTAAACAGCAGATCAGCGTCGATCCGGCTAACCAGTACAGTCGCGATAGTCTTGAGACAGAACTGGAAATCTTCCGCGTTGCCACCTCCGTGTCCTTTGAGCTGATGGAGGCGGCCATTCTCACTGCCGTCGGAGAGTCGTTGCCCGCTATTGCCAGCGAAGACTTCGCGCCCCTGCTGCCTGATCTGGCAAACAAGGCGTTCGCGATCGTTGATCTCGGTGTGCTGAGTCCTCACTTTGAGGCGGGTAATTGGGAGCAAGAGGGAATAGATGAGCGTCTGTTGGTCGAGACGGCTGCGATTCATGGTTTGGCTGCCAGTCGCTATGGCCAGTACCGATTGTCTCGCACGCGTCCAGACAGCGAGGTCGAGCCGGCAACCTGTCCGTTGCACTTGCAACTCCAGGTGCCGCTGGGTACTGCCGTCGAAGCGCCGTTTACTGGGGTGCTGGACATTGGCTTCGACGGAGTCCTTTACCTGAGCAGTGGGCAGTTAAGCTTGCGCCTTTGGGGAGTCAAGCCTCTGCAACCACTGGGTGCCGAGCTGGTCAAAGGCCGGCCGCTGGGTGAGGTGGTCGCTGGCCTGACAGTGCAAATGTGCCGGGTTGCACAGACCACCCCACCGTTATTTTGTACGCCCTCCCGGGCTTCTGCCTGGCAGGCTATTTGCCCTTCGCCGGCGCGAATGCTGCGCTTGGTTTGTGATCCCGAAGAAGCAGTGAACCCGCAAGACATGCTGGTTCGCCGCGACGCCAGCTCTGCTCGCATGCAAAAGTGCTACTACGCCGATCCGCCGCAAATCGAGCGCGGATGGCGCAATCACCTGATCGATATGCAGGGTCGTTCCTACCTGGATATGGTTAACAACGTTGCTGTTCTGGGGCACGGCCATCCACGAATGACTGCCGAAGTCAGTCGCCAGTTGTCGCTGCTAAATACCAACTCGCGCTTCCACTACGCTGCGATTACTGAGTTCTCCGAACGGCTTTTGGCGTTGGCTCCGGATTCGATGGATCGGGTGTTCTTGGTCAATAGCGGTACGGAGGCCGTCGATCTGGCGATTCGGCTGGCTTGGGCCTACAGCGGTGGACGCGATGTGGTAAGTCTGCTGGAGGCATATCACGGCTGGTCGGTGGCCGCTGATGCTGTGTCGACCTCAATCGCCGACAACCCCAAGGCTATTAATAGCCGGCCAGACTGGGTGCATCCAGTTGCCGCACCGAACACCTTCCGTGGCAAATTCCGTGGCCCTGAAAGTACACCGGATTACGTTCGTTGCGTAGAAGACAAGTTGGCCGATATTGCTGCTCAGAAACGTCAATTGGCAGGATTCATCTGCGAGCCGGTCTATGGCAACGCCGGTGGCATTTCCCTGCCGCCTGGCTATTTGGCCCAAGTCTATGAAAAAGTGCGCCAGCAAGGCGGTCTGTGCATCGCTGATGAGGTGCAAGTGGGCTATGGGCGAAGGGGGGATTCCTTCTGGGGCTTCGAAGAGCAGGGCGTTGTGCCGGATATCATCACAATGGCCAAGGGAATGGGCAATGGTCACCCATTGGGCGCAGTAATCACTCGCCGAGAAATCGCTGACGCGCTAGAAACACAAGGTGATTTTTTCTCCTCGGCGGGCGGTAGTCCGGTCAGTTGCCGAGTTGGGATCACCGTGCTGGACGTGATGAAAGAAGAAAAGCTGATCGAGAATGCTCGGGTTACGGGGGGGTATTTTAAGGCCCGCCTTGAAGCATTGATTGATCGTTTTCCATTGGTGGGGGCAGTGCACGGTTTGGGCTTCTATTTGGGGCTCGAATTGATCCGTAACCGCGAAACCCTAGAGCCGGCTACAGAGGAGACTGCGGCGCTGTGCGATCGCTTGCGCGAACTAGGCATATTTATGCAGCCGACTGGCGATCATTCAAACATCCTCAAGATTAAACCGCCGATGATTACCAACCGTTCGAGTGTGGATTTTTTTGTCGACATGCTAACCAGGGTTTTAGAGGAAGAACTCTGA